The Haladaptatus cibarius D43 genome window below encodes:
- a CDS encoding DUF389 domain-containing protein, whose protein sequence is MRLVHVFVSEEQKEAVFEVLQDCEVDYVTTTASSAATGGTLVEFPLPTDGVNDVLDSLREVGLDEESYVVVGSAETARTGTMERLQNRYASDFSPLATAELRSKSRDMSYDLYSFVWLVAVSAVIAAGGLLVDSPAVIVGSMVIAPLVGPVLTTGVGVVTDDRKMMSDSVQLQVVGLVVAIVTSAMFSLFLRVTGFAPAGLAISSIELVSVRLAPTLITVAIGLGAGSAAAFALTTKGPTALVGVMIAAALLPAAATVGIALVWGALIVALGSALLLTMTLIFINLAVIATLRYLGYQSDDHDSETDAGENHPSWTIPRFAAVALLVLVVTGVLAGTFIQLSFEREATTSVEEVIDRPAYDGLEVVAVRTQYDGRPFDSARTVSVTLSKSSNRTYPAVAADIQRQVASRTGEEPEVRVRFQEYQVASPNSRLAPD, encoded by the coding sequence GTGCGTCTAGTTCACGTTTTCGTCTCGGAAGAACAGAAAGAAGCGGTCTTCGAGGTACTCCAAGACTGCGAGGTCGATTACGTCACCACCACTGCATCGAGCGCCGCAACCGGCGGAACGCTGGTGGAGTTTCCACTCCCTACTGACGGCGTCAACGACGTTCTCGACTCGCTCCGCGAAGTGGGTCTGGACGAGGAGTCATACGTCGTCGTCGGTTCCGCAGAAACCGCGAGGACGGGGACGATGGAGCGACTGCAAAACCGGTACGCGAGCGATTTTTCGCCGCTTGCGACAGCCGAACTCCGGTCGAAATCTCGGGATATGTCCTACGATTTGTATTCGTTCGTCTGGCTGGTGGCTGTCTCCGCGGTTATCGCCGCCGGAGGATTGCTCGTCGATTCGCCCGCCGTCATCGTCGGGTCGATGGTCATCGCCCCGCTGGTCGGGCCGGTTCTCACGACTGGCGTCGGCGTCGTCACCGACGACCGAAAAATGATGTCCGACAGCGTTCAACTGCAAGTCGTCGGCCTCGTCGTTGCCATCGTCACGTCGGCGATGTTCAGCTTGTTTCTTCGCGTGACGGGATTCGCTCCGGCAGGGCTTGCAATCTCCTCGATAGAGTTGGTGAGCGTCCGCCTCGCACCGACGCTGATTACGGTCGCCATCGGTCTTGGTGCGGGGTCTGCCGCCGCCTTCGCGCTCACGACGAAAGGGCCGACGGCGCTCGTCGGCGTGATGATTGCCGCGGCACTGCTTCCCGCCGCCGCGACGGTCGGTATCGCCCTCGTCTGGGGCGCGCTCATCGTGGCGTTGGGTTCCGCTCTCTTGCTGACGATGACGCTCATCTTCATCAACCTCGCGGTCATCGCCACGCTTCGGTATCTCGGCTACCAGTCGGACGACCACGATTCTGAGACGGATGCGGGTGAAAATCATCCGTCGTGGACGATTCCGCGGTTCGCCGCGGTTGCCCTGCTCGTCCTCGTCGTGACGGGCGTTTTGGCGGGAACGTTCATTCAACTCTCGTTCGAACGCGAGGCGACGACAAGCGTCGAGGAAGTTATCGACCGACCGGCGTACGACGGGTTGGAAGTCGTCGCAGTCAGAACCCAGTACGACGGTCGGCCGTTCGATTCCGCTCGAACCGTCTCGGTCACGCTTAGCAAATCATCGAACAGAACGTATCCGGCCGTTGCGGCCGATATTCAACGGCAGGTTGCCAGTCGAACGGGAGAAGAGCCGGAAGTTCGAGTCCGATTTCAGGAGTATCAGGTCGCTTCTCCCAACTCTCGACTCGCGCCAGATTAG
- a CDS encoding SIMPL domain-containing protein — translation MRRAVTTALVVLLFFGSIGAGASGAAQSESSESNTTIRVSAVGEAESEPNQAVVLLSVVQSASDAETVRERLAQNSSRMQSALRETNIGDEQIRTVSFDISEDQSGDESQPEFRGIHIFEITVNDTSRVGEIIDTAVQNGASEVSGVEFTLSDNRTRELRATALETAMQSARTDAETIAGAENLSVVGVRNVSTVEPSFVPVEARTTTAANAGGETNVEPGPVTVSVQVVVTYEARESDTTRQAA, via the coding sequence ATGCGACGCGCAGTCACGACAGCACTGGTGGTTCTCCTCTTTTTCGGTTCCATAGGGGCTGGAGCCAGTGGTGCGGCACAGAGTGAGAGTAGCGAATCGAACACGACGATTCGAGTATCCGCGGTCGGCGAAGCCGAATCGGAACCGAATCAGGCAGTCGTACTGCTTTCGGTCGTTCAGTCCGCGAGCGATGCCGAAACCGTTCGGGAGCGGCTCGCGCAGAACTCGTCCCGAATGCAAAGCGCACTCCGAGAAACCAATATCGGCGACGAGCAAATTCGAACCGTTTCGTTCGATATCTCGGAAGACCAATCCGGAGACGAAAGCCAACCCGAGTTTCGCGGGATTCACATCTTCGAAATCACCGTGAACGATACCTCTCGTGTCGGAGAAATCATCGACACGGCGGTACAGAACGGCGCGAGCGAAGTGAGCGGCGTCGAATTTACTCTGTCGGACAATCGAACCCGAGAACTCCGGGCGACCGCACTCGAAACCGCGATGCAGTCCGCCAGAACCGACGCGGAAACGATTGCTGGCGCGGAGAATCTGTCCGTCGTCGGCGTGCGAAACGTTTCGACCGTCGAACCCTCGTTCGTTCCGGTCGAAGCACGGACGACCACAGCGGCAAACGCTGGCGGAGAAACCAACGTCGAACCCGGGCCGGTGACGGTGTCCGTGCAGGTGGTCGTGACCTACGAGGCGCGGGAGAGCGATACAACTCGACAGGCGGCCTGA
- a CDS encoding TIGR00341 family protein: MRLLQVSIPTGEREAVVQALDAEGIDFFLTDETSGRKYTAIATFPLPPNAVQPVLDKLHDAGLSDEAHTVIIDAETDTSRQFEQLEKRYDAENGGDRIARDEILTKAREMSPRFRTFIFMTVVSAVVATAGLLLDSPAVVVGSMVIAPLVGPALGAGVGTVLDDRDLFVRGVKLQLLGVVTAIVSATVFALLVRYLYLFPPNTDVTTISQISGRLSPDFLSLIVALGAGAAGIVSLAAGVSVALVGVMIAAALIPPAAAVGVGIAWGEPMVALAAGVLVLVNVLSINLSAIATLQYMGYQPRSWFRLERSREETIRRIGFLVFSLAVLSIFLGGVTYSTYQDAQFEEGADTAVTEVFSASQLQQAERLDMQVQYQQRFSMGENTYTSELPFREPSRVIVMVGRPQGERYPNLTTRLQNRIERETGREVAVQVRYIEIEETSA; this comes from the coding sequence ATGCGACTCCTACAGGTTTCTATCCCGACGGGCGAGCGCGAGGCGGTCGTGCAGGCGCTCGACGCCGAGGGAATCGACTTCTTTCTCACCGACGAGACGAGCGGGCGAAAATACACCGCAATCGCTACGTTTCCACTTCCACCGAACGCGGTTCAGCCGGTTCTCGACAAACTCCACGACGCAGGATTGAGCGACGAGGCGCACACGGTCATCATCGACGCCGAAACCGACACCTCGCGGCAGTTCGAGCAGTTAGAAAAGCGGTACGACGCCGAAAACGGCGGCGACCGAATTGCCCGCGACGAAATTCTCACGAAAGCCCGCGAGATGTCGCCTCGATTCCGAACTTTCATCTTCATGACCGTGGTGAGTGCCGTGGTTGCGACGGCGGGCCTCCTGCTCGATTCGCCCGCCGTCGTCGTCGGGTCGATGGTTATCGCTCCGCTGGTCGGCCCGGCATTGGGTGCGGGGGTCGGCACCGTCTTGGACGACCGCGACCTGTTCGTTCGCGGTGTCAAACTCCAACTGCTGGGTGTCGTTACGGCAATCGTCAGCGCGACCGTGTTTGCCTTACTCGTTCGGTACCTGTACCTCTTTCCGCCGAACACGGACGTTACTACCATCTCGCAAATCAGTGGACGATTGTCCCCTGATTTCCTCTCGCTCATCGTCGCACTCGGTGCCGGTGCGGCGGGTATCGTCAGCCTCGCCGCAGGTGTGTCGGTTGCACTCGTGGGCGTGATGATTGCCGCGGCGCTTATCCCGCCCGCCGCCGCCGTCGGCGTCGGCATCGCGTGGGGCGAACCGATGGTCGCGCTCGCGGCAGGCGTCCTCGTGCTGGTGAACGTTCTGTCCATCAATCTGTCCGCGATTGCGACGCTCCAGTACATGGGCTATCAGCCCCGCAGTTGGTTCAGGCTGGAGCGTTCCCGGGAGGAAACCATCCGTCGAATCGGATTTTTGGTTTTCTCGCTCGCCGTCCTCTCGATTTTTCTCGGCGGTGTGACCTACTCCACCTATCAGGACGCACAGTTCGAAGAAGGGGCGGATACGGCGGTGACGGAGGTATTTTCCGCGTCTCAGCTTCAGCAGGCGGAACGATTGGACATGCAGGTACAGTACCAGCAGAGGTTCTCGATGGGGGAAAACACGTACACGAGCGAGTTGCCGTTTCGAGAACCAAGTCGAGTTATCGTCATGGTCGGGCGACCGCAGGGTGAACGCTATCCGAACCTAACCACTCGACTCCAAAATCGAATCGAGCGCGAAACCGGGCGCGAAGTGGCGGTGCAGGTACGGTACATCGAAATAGAAGAAACGTCGGCCTGA
- the engB gene encoding GTP-binding protein EngB, with protein MFDNRPDRDAEIVFVGRSNVGKSTLMRELTGHKFETGGKPGVTRKPNHFDWTSEDFMLTDLPGFGFMSGVSDKHREKIKTDIVHYIEDNAEKILLGVLVVDGKSVVDIIDRHSGEDEIPHDVEMFYFLQDVGIPVVVAVNKMDKVDDKDDRLNDLCDRLGLHPPWKQWQDTIAPITAKRGSIDSLNESVKEHLHDQKRDDLLKFFS; from the coding sequence ATGTTCGACAACCGACCCGACCGAGATGCCGAAATCGTTTTCGTCGGGCGCTCGAACGTCGGGAAATCCACCCTCATGCGCGAACTGACGGGACACAAGTTCGAAACCGGTGGCAAACCCGGCGTCACTCGCAAACCGAACCATTTCGACTGGACGAGCGAGGATTTCATGCTCACCGACCTGCCGGGATTCGGTTTCATGTCCGGCGTCAGCGACAAGCACAGGGAGAAAATCAAAACCGACATCGTCCACTACATCGAGGACAACGCCGAGAAGATTCTGCTCGGCGTCCTCGTCGTGGACGGAAAAAGCGTCGTAGACATCATCGACCGCCACTCCGGAGAAGACGAAATCCCGCACGACGTGGAGATGTTCTACTTCCTCCAAGACGTGGGCATCCCGGTCGTCGTCGCGGTGAACAAGATGGACAAGGTGGATGACAAGGATGACCGTCTGAACGACCTCTGTGACCGTCTCGGACTGCACCCGCCGTGGAAGCAGTGGCAGGACACCATCGCGCCCATCACCGCCAAGCGCGGGAGTATCGATTCGCTGAACGAGTCGGTGAAGGAGCATCTGCACGACCAGAAGCGCGACGACCTGTTGAAGTTCTTCTCGTAA
- a CDS encoding redox-regulated ATPase YchF, with the protein MSYKIGLVGKPSVGKSTFFNAATMNDVPEGAYPFTTIDPSVGEAYVRVKCAAPEFDETCTPSVGFCEEGTRYVPTKLVDVAGLIPGAHEGKGLGNQFLTDLNEADVLVHVVDFSGTTDIEGEPTEGHDPRDDIAFLENELDMWYLEILEKGIERYRSGYDGDEKHIEIDLAEQMSAFKTNKDEIKQIILSLGLDLDPDEWEDDDREDLAREIRKRTKPMVIAANKMDTPEAQENYDDITSDPEYEHLTIVPASAHAEKALKNAAEQGVIDYDAGDEDFEITGDVSAEQEEGLSQIREFVTEFDGTGVQKAIEVALFDELNLMAVFPGSANGSASEKGVFRDCFLLPGGSTAEDFAYHLHSDIGDGFLHGIDCRSKRQIGSSTKLDHRSVVEIVSTN; encoded by the coding sequence ATGAGTTACAAAATCGGACTCGTCGGGAAGCCCTCGGTGGGCAAATCGACGTTCTTCAACGCCGCGACGATGAACGACGTGCCGGAGGGTGCGTACCCGTTCACGACAATCGACCCCTCCGTGGGAGAGGCCTACGTGCGCGTGAAATGCGCCGCGCCCGAGTTCGATGAAACCTGTACCCCAAGCGTCGGTTTCTGCGAGGAAGGGACGCGATACGTCCCGACGAAACTCGTGGACGTGGCGGGCCTGATTCCCGGCGCGCACGAGGGCAAAGGGCTCGGAAACCAGTTCTTGACCGACCTGAACGAGGCCGACGTGCTGGTTCACGTCGTGGACTTCTCGGGAACCACCGACATCGAGGGCGAACCGACCGAGGGTCACGACCCGCGTGACGACATCGCGTTTCTGGAAAACGAACTCGACATGTGGTACCTCGAAATTTTGGAAAAAGGAATCGAGCGCTATCGCTCGGGCTACGACGGCGACGAGAAACACATCGAAATCGACCTCGCAGAACAGATGTCCGCGTTCAAAACGAACAAGGACGAAATCAAGCAAATCATCCTCTCGCTCGGACTCGATTTAGACCCCGACGAGTGGGAGGACGACGACCGCGAAGACCTCGCCCGCGAAATCCGCAAACGCACCAAACCGATGGTCATCGCGGCGAATAAAATGGACACGCCCGAAGCGCAGGAAAACTACGACGACATCACGTCCGACCCGGAGTACGAACACCTGACCATCGTCCCGGCCAGCGCCCACGCCGAGAAGGCCCTGAAGAACGCCGCCGAACAGGGCGTCATCGACTACGACGCTGGCGACGAGGACTTCGAAATCACGGGCGACGTGAGCGCAGAGCAGGAAGAAGGCCTCTCCCAGATTCGGGAGTTCGTCACGGAGTTCGACGGCACTGGCGTCCAGAAAGCAATAGAGGTCGCGCTGTTCGACGAACTCAATCTGATGGCCGTCTTCCCCGGTTCGGCAAACGGCAGTGCCAGCGAGAAGGGCGTCTTCCGCGACTGTTTCCTCCTCCCCGGCGGTTCCACCGCGGAGGACTTCGCGTACCACCTGCACAGCGACATCGGCGACGGGTTCCTGCACGGAATCGACTGTCGGAGCAAGCGCCAAATCGGTTCGAGTACGAAGTTAGACCATCGGTCTGTTGTGGAAATCGTCTCTACGAATTAG